Proteins encoded together in one Catellatospora citrea window:
- a CDS encoding ornithine cyclodeaminase family protein, with amino-acid sequence MRYLAEADSAALITEDLAYTAARDALIAATRPQSEVFPAVLGHGSDPRNRFTVKSGASRQLAGVKIGSYWPGNADLGVPRHNSVILLLDQDLGRIDAVVEAGVVNAYRTAAADAVAASVLAREDASTLTVFGTGHQALHECAAVTRVRPIDTIHVVARTPEHGETFLERLAARGLTGRLTAPEQACRAADIIVTATTATAPLFDAAWVRPGTHVASMGSDAHGKQELPRELLQAARLFCDLPEQAVRIGEAQHVADLIADSTLTLTAIGDVLEGRADGRRSEQDITVFDSSGIALQDLFIADALLRAAGGAAGPGERDSSVRGAFPDGTAVLPRRHARRSS; translated from the coding sequence ATGCGCTACCTGGCCGAGGCGGACTCCGCCGCCCTCATCACCGAGGACCTCGCCTACACCGCCGCCCGCGACGCGCTCATCGCCGCCACCCGTCCTCAGTCCGAGGTCTTCCCCGCGGTCTTGGGCCACGGGTCCGACCCCCGCAACCGGTTCACCGTCAAGTCCGGCGCCTCCCGGCAGCTCGCGGGTGTCAAGATCGGCAGCTACTGGCCCGGCAACGCCGACCTCGGTGTGCCCCGGCACAATTCGGTGATCCTGCTCCTCGACCAGGACCTCGGCCGCATCGATGCGGTGGTCGAGGCCGGCGTCGTCAACGCCTACCGCACCGCGGCCGCCGACGCGGTCGCCGCCAGCGTGCTGGCCCGCGAGGACGCCTCGACCCTGACCGTCTTCGGTACCGGCCATCAGGCCCTCCACGAATGCGCCGCGGTCACCCGCGTACGACCGATCGACACCATCCACGTCGTCGCCCGCACCCCGGAGCACGGCGAGACATTCTTGGAACGCCTGGCCGCACGCGGGCTCACCGGCCGGCTCACCGCGCCGGAACAAGCGTGCCGTGCCGCCGACATCATCGTCACGGCCACCACCGCCACCGCGCCCCTGTTCGACGCCGCCTGGGTGCGCCCCGGCACCCACGTCGCCAGCATGGGCTCCGACGCCCACGGCAAGCAGGAACTACCCCGCGAACTGCTCCAGGCAGCGCGGCTGTTCTGCGACCTGCCGGAACAGGCGGTGCGTATCGGGGAAGCCCAGCACGTCGCCGACCTGATCGCCGACAGCACCCTCACGCTGACCGCGATCGGCGATGTTCTGGAGGGGCGAGCCGATGGCCGCCGCAGCGAGCAGGACATCACCGTGTTCGACAGCTCCGGCATCGCTTTGCAAGACCTCTTCATCGCCGACGCCCTCCTGCGCGCCGCCGGTGGCGCAGCTGGCCCTGGTGAACGCGATTCGTCGGTCCGTGGGGCGTTCCCTGACGGAACTGCCGTTCTACCTCGGCGGCACGCTCGGCGATCATCCTGA